In Piliocolobus tephrosceles isolate RC106 chromosome 5, ASM277652v3, whole genome shotgun sequence, a single genomic region encodes these proteins:
- the KIFC1 gene encoding kinesin-like protein KIFC1 isoform X2, translating into MDPQRSPLLEVKGNIELKRPRIKAPSRLPLSGSRLKRRPDQMEDGLEPEKKRTRGLGATTKITTSHTRVPSLTTVPQTQGQTTAQKVSKKTGPRCSTAIATGLKNQKPVPAVPVQKLGTSAVPLMAGGKKPSKRPAWDLKGQLCDLNAELKRCRERTQTLDQENQQLQDQLRDAQQQAKALGTERRTLEGHLAKVQAQAEQGQQELKNLRACVLELEERLSTQEGLVQELQKKQVELQEERRGLMSQLEEKERRLQTSEAALSSSRAEVASLWQETAAQAALLAEREERLHGLEMERRRLHNQLQELKGNIRVFCRVRPVLPGEPTPPPGLLLFPSGPGGPSDPPTRLSLSRSDERRATLSGAPAPPMRHDFSFDRVFPPGSGQDEVFEEIAMLVQSALDGYPVCIFAYGQTGSGKTFTMEGGPGGDPQLEGLIPRALRHLFSVAQELSGQGWTYSFVASYVEIYNETVRDLLATGTRKGQGGECEIRRAGPGSEELTVTNARYVPVSCEKEVEALLHLAHQNRAVARTAQNERSSRSHSVFQLQISGQHSSRGLQCGASLSLVDLAGSERLDPGLALGPGERERLRETQAINSSLSTLGLVIMALSNKESHVPYRNSKLTYLLQNSLGGSAKMLMFVNISPLEENISESLNSLRFASKVNQCVIGTAQANRK; encoded by the exons ATGGATCCGCAG AGGTCCCCCCTGTTGGAAGTAAAGGGGAACATAGAACTGAAGAGACCTCGGATTAAGGCCCCTTCCCGGCTGCCTCTCTCCGGAAGCAGACTCAAGAGGAGGCCTGACCAGATGGAAGATGGCCTGGAGCCTGAGAAG AAACGGACAAGAGGCCTTGGTGCAACGACCAAAATTACCACATCCCACACAAGAGTTCCATCCCTCACTACAGTGCCACAGACACAAGGCCAGACCACAG CTCAAAAAGTTTCCAAGAAGACAGGACCCCGGTGTTCCACAGCTATTGCCACAG GGTTGAAGAACCAGAAGCCAGTTCCTGCTGTTCCTGTCCAGAAGCTTGGCA CATCAGCTGTTCCTCTCATGGCGGGAGGGAAGAAACCCAGCAAACGTCCAGCCTGGGACTTAAAGGGTCAGTTATGTGACCTAAACGCAGAACTAAAACGCTGCCGTGAGAGGACTCAAACATTGGACCAAGAGAACCAGCAGCTTCAGGACCAGCTCAGAGATGCCCAACAGCAGGCCAAGGCCCTGGGGACAGAGCGCAGGACACTGGAGGGGCATTTAGCCAAAGTACAGGCCCAGGCTGAGCAGGGCCAACAGGAGCTGAAGAACTTGCGTGCTTGTGTCCTGGAGCTGGAAGAGCGGCTGAGCACGCAAGAGGGCTTGGTGCAAGAGCTTCAGAAAAAACAGGTGGAATtgcaggaagaaaggaggggacTGATGTCCCAACTAGAGGAGAAGGAG AGGAGGCTGCAGACATCAGAAGCAGCCCTGTCAAGCAGCCGAGCAGAAGTGGCATCTCTGTGGCAGGAGACTGCGGCCCAGGCAGCCTTACTGGCTGAGCGGGAAGAACGTCTTCACGGGCTAGAAATGGAGCGCCGGCGACTGCACAACCAGCTGCAGGAACTCAAGGGCAACATCCGTGTATTCTGCCGAGTCCGCCCTGTCCTTCCGGGGGAGCCCACTCCACCCCCTGGCCTCCTCCTGTTTCCCTCTGGTCCTGGTGGGCCCTCTGATCCTCCAACCCGCCTTAGCCTCTCCCGGTCTGACGAGCGGCGTGCGACCCTGAGTGGGGCACCAGCCCCACCAATGCGCCACGATTTTTCCTTTGACCGGGTATTCCCACCAGGAAGTGGACAGGATGAAGTGTTTGAAGAGATTGCCATGCTTGTCCAGTCAGCCCTGGATGGCTATCCAGTATGCATCTTTGCCTATGGCCAGACAGGCAGTGGCAAGACCTTCACAATGGAGGGTGGGCCTGGGGGAGACCCCCAGTTGGAGGGGCTGATCCCTCGGGCCCTGCGGCACCtcttctctgtggcccaggagcTGAGTGGTCAGGGCTGGACCTACAGCTTTGTAGCAAGCTACGTAGAGATCTACAATGAGACTGTCCGGGACCTGCTGGCCACTGGAACCCGGAAGGGTCAAGGGGGCGAGTGTGAGATTCGCCGTGCGGGGCCAGGGAGCGAGGAGCTCACTGTCACCAATGCTCGATATGTCCCTGTCTCCTGTGAGAAAGAA GTGGAGGCCCTGCTTCATCTGGCCCACCAGAATCGGGCTGTGGCCCGCACAGCCCAGAATGAACGGTCATCACGCAGCCACAGTGTATTCCAGCTACAGATTTCTGGGCAGCACTCCAGCCGAGGCCTGCAGTGTGGGGCCTCCCTCAGTCTTGTGGACCTGGCCGGGAGTGAGCGACTTGACCCTGGCTTAGCCCTCGGCCCCGGGGAGCGGGAACGCCTTCGGGAAACACAGGCCATTAACAGCAGCCTGTCCACGCTGGGGCTGGTTATCATGGCCCTGAGCAACAAG GAGTCCCACGTGCCTTACCGGAACAGCAAACTGACCTACCTGCTGCAGAACTCTCTGGGTGGTAGTGCTAAGAT GCTCATGTTTGTGAACATTTCTCCACTGGAAGAGAACATCTCCGAGTCCCTCAACTCTTTACGCTTTGCCTCCAAG GTGAACCAGTGTGTTATTGGTACTGCCCAGGCCAACAGGAAGTGA
- the KIFC1 gene encoding kinesin-like protein KIFC1 isoform X4, translating into MAGGKKPSKRPAWDLKGQLCDLNAELKRCRERTQTLDQENQQLQDQLRDAQQQAKALGTERRTLEGHLAKVQAQAEQGQQELKNLRACVLELEERLSTQEGLVQELQKKQVELQEERRGLMSQLEEKERRLQTSEAALSSSRAEVASLWQETAAQAALLAEREERLHGLEMERRRLHNQLQELKGNIRVFCRVRPVLPGEPTPPPGLLLFPSGPGGPSDPPTRLSLSRSDERRATLSGAPAPPMRHDFSFDRVFPPGSGQDEVFEEIAMLVQSALDGYPVCIFAYGQTGSGKTFTMEGGPGGDPQLEGLIPRALRHLFSVAQELSGQGWTYSFVASYVEIYNETVRDLLATGTRKGQGGECEIRRAGPGSEELTVTNARYVPVSCEKEVEALLHLAHQNRAVARTAQNERSSRSHSVFQLQISGQHSSRGLQCGASLSLVDLAGSERLDPGLALGPGERERLRETQAINSSLSTLGLVIMALSNKESHVPYRNSKLTYLLQNSLGGSAKMLMFVNISPLEENISESLNSLRFASKVRLPPINPRPCQDPWVLVGFSIPIPSVF; encoded by the exons ATGGCGGGAGGGAAGAAACCCAGCAAACGTCCAGCCTGGGACTTAAAGGGTCAGTTATGTGACCTAAACGCAGAACTAAAACGCTGCCGTGAGAGGACTCAAACATTGGACCAAGAGAACCAGCAGCTTCAGGACCAGCTCAGAGATGCCCAACAGCAGGCCAAGGCCCTGGGGACAGAGCGCAGGACACTGGAGGGGCATTTAGCCAAAGTACAGGCCCAGGCTGAGCAGGGCCAACAGGAGCTGAAGAACTTGCGTGCTTGTGTCCTGGAGCTGGAAGAGCGGCTGAGCACGCAAGAGGGCTTGGTGCAAGAGCTTCAGAAAAAACAGGTGGAATtgcaggaagaaaggaggggacTGATGTCCCAACTAGAGGAGAAGGAG AGGAGGCTGCAGACATCAGAAGCAGCCCTGTCAAGCAGCCGAGCAGAAGTGGCATCTCTGTGGCAGGAGACTGCGGCCCAGGCAGCCTTACTGGCTGAGCGGGAAGAACGTCTTCACGGGCTAGAAATGGAGCGCCGGCGACTGCACAACCAGCTGCAGGAACTCAAGGGCAACATCCGTGTATTCTGCCGAGTCCGCCCTGTCCTTCCGGGGGAGCCCACTCCACCCCCTGGCCTCCTCCTGTTTCCCTCTGGTCCTGGTGGGCCCTCTGATCCTCCAACCCGCCTTAGCCTCTCCCGGTCTGACGAGCGGCGTGCGACCCTGAGTGGGGCACCAGCCCCACCAATGCGCCACGATTTTTCCTTTGACCGGGTATTCCCACCAGGAAGTGGACAGGATGAAGTGTTTGAAGAGATTGCCATGCTTGTCCAGTCAGCCCTGGATGGCTATCCAGTATGCATCTTTGCCTATGGCCAGACAGGCAGTGGCAAGACCTTCACAATGGAGGGTGGGCCTGGGGGAGACCCCCAGTTGGAGGGGCTGATCCCTCGGGCCCTGCGGCACCtcttctctgtggcccaggagcTGAGTGGTCAGGGCTGGACCTACAGCTTTGTAGCAAGCTACGTAGAGATCTACAATGAGACTGTCCGGGACCTGCTGGCCACTGGAACCCGGAAGGGTCAAGGGGGCGAGTGTGAGATTCGCCGTGCGGGGCCAGGGAGCGAGGAGCTCACTGTCACCAATGCTCGATATGTCCCTGTCTCCTGTGAGAAAGAA GTGGAGGCCCTGCTTCATCTGGCCCACCAGAATCGGGCTGTGGCCCGCACAGCCCAGAATGAACGGTCATCACGCAGCCACAGTGTATTCCAGCTACAGATTTCTGGGCAGCACTCCAGCCGAGGCCTGCAGTGTGGGGCCTCCCTCAGTCTTGTGGACCTGGCCGGGAGTGAGCGACTTGACCCTGGCTTAGCCCTCGGCCCCGGGGAGCGGGAACGCCTTCGGGAAACACAGGCCATTAACAGCAGCCTGTCCACGCTGGGGCTGGTTATCATGGCCCTGAGCAACAAG GAGTCCCACGTGCCTTACCGGAACAGCAAACTGACCTACCTGCTGCAGAACTCTCTGGGTGGTAGTGCTAAGAT GCTCATGTTTGTGAACATTTCTCCACTGGAAGAGAACATCTCCGAGTCCCTCAACTCTTTACGCTTTGCCTCCAAGGTGCGATTACCACCAATCAATCCCAGGCCTTGTCAGGACCCATGGGTGCTTGTAGGCTTCTCCATTCCTATCCCTTCTGTATTCTAG
- the KIFC1 gene encoding kinesin-like protein KIFC1 isoform X1 — protein MDPQRSPLLEVKGNIELKRPRIKAPSRLPLSGSRLKRRPDQMEDGLEPEKKRTRGLGATTKITTSHTRVPSLTTVPQTQGQTTAQKVSKKTGPRCSTAIATGLKNQKPVPAVPVQKLGTSAVPLMAGGKKPSKRPAWDLKGQLCDLNAELKRCRERTQTLDQENQQLQDQLRDAQQQAKALGTERRTLEGHLAKVQAQAEQGQQELKNLRACVLELEERLSTQEGLVQELQKKQVELQEERRGLMSQLEEKERRLQTSEAALSSSRAEVASLWQETAAQAALLAEREERLHGLEMERRRLHNQLQELKGNIRVFCRVRPVLPGEPTPPPGLLLFPSGPGGPSDPPTRLSLSRSDERRATLSGAPAPPMRHDFSFDRVFPPGSGQDEVFEEIAMLVQSALDGYPVCIFAYGQTGSGKTFTMEGGPGGDPQLEGLIPRALRHLFSVAQELSGQGWTYSFVASYVEIYNETVRDLLATGTRKGQGGECEIRRAGPGSEELTVTNARYVPVSCEKEVEALLHLAHQNRAVARTAQNERSSRSHSVFQLQISGQHSSRGLQCGASLSLVDLAGSERLDPGLALGPGERERLRETQAINSSLSTLGLVIMALSNKESHVPYRNSKLTYLLQNSLGGSAKMLMFVNISPLEENISESLNSLRFASKVRLPPINPRPCQDPWVLVGFSIPIPSVF, from the exons ATGGATCCGCAG AGGTCCCCCCTGTTGGAAGTAAAGGGGAACATAGAACTGAAGAGACCTCGGATTAAGGCCCCTTCCCGGCTGCCTCTCTCCGGAAGCAGACTCAAGAGGAGGCCTGACCAGATGGAAGATGGCCTGGAGCCTGAGAAG AAACGGACAAGAGGCCTTGGTGCAACGACCAAAATTACCACATCCCACACAAGAGTTCCATCCCTCACTACAGTGCCACAGACACAAGGCCAGACCACAG CTCAAAAAGTTTCCAAGAAGACAGGACCCCGGTGTTCCACAGCTATTGCCACAG GGTTGAAGAACCAGAAGCCAGTTCCTGCTGTTCCTGTCCAGAAGCTTGGCA CATCAGCTGTTCCTCTCATGGCGGGAGGGAAGAAACCCAGCAAACGTCCAGCCTGGGACTTAAAGGGTCAGTTATGTGACCTAAACGCAGAACTAAAACGCTGCCGTGAGAGGACTCAAACATTGGACCAAGAGAACCAGCAGCTTCAGGACCAGCTCAGAGATGCCCAACAGCAGGCCAAGGCCCTGGGGACAGAGCGCAGGACACTGGAGGGGCATTTAGCCAAAGTACAGGCCCAGGCTGAGCAGGGCCAACAGGAGCTGAAGAACTTGCGTGCTTGTGTCCTGGAGCTGGAAGAGCGGCTGAGCACGCAAGAGGGCTTGGTGCAAGAGCTTCAGAAAAAACAGGTGGAATtgcaggaagaaaggaggggacTGATGTCCCAACTAGAGGAGAAGGAG AGGAGGCTGCAGACATCAGAAGCAGCCCTGTCAAGCAGCCGAGCAGAAGTGGCATCTCTGTGGCAGGAGACTGCGGCCCAGGCAGCCTTACTGGCTGAGCGGGAAGAACGTCTTCACGGGCTAGAAATGGAGCGCCGGCGACTGCACAACCAGCTGCAGGAACTCAAGGGCAACATCCGTGTATTCTGCCGAGTCCGCCCTGTCCTTCCGGGGGAGCCCACTCCACCCCCTGGCCTCCTCCTGTTTCCCTCTGGTCCTGGTGGGCCCTCTGATCCTCCAACCCGCCTTAGCCTCTCCCGGTCTGACGAGCGGCGTGCGACCCTGAGTGGGGCACCAGCCCCACCAATGCGCCACGATTTTTCCTTTGACCGGGTATTCCCACCAGGAAGTGGACAGGATGAAGTGTTTGAAGAGATTGCCATGCTTGTCCAGTCAGCCCTGGATGGCTATCCAGTATGCATCTTTGCCTATGGCCAGACAGGCAGTGGCAAGACCTTCACAATGGAGGGTGGGCCTGGGGGAGACCCCCAGTTGGAGGGGCTGATCCCTCGGGCCCTGCGGCACCtcttctctgtggcccaggagcTGAGTGGTCAGGGCTGGACCTACAGCTTTGTAGCAAGCTACGTAGAGATCTACAATGAGACTGTCCGGGACCTGCTGGCCACTGGAACCCGGAAGGGTCAAGGGGGCGAGTGTGAGATTCGCCGTGCGGGGCCAGGGAGCGAGGAGCTCACTGTCACCAATGCTCGATATGTCCCTGTCTCCTGTGAGAAAGAA GTGGAGGCCCTGCTTCATCTGGCCCACCAGAATCGGGCTGTGGCCCGCACAGCCCAGAATGAACGGTCATCACGCAGCCACAGTGTATTCCAGCTACAGATTTCTGGGCAGCACTCCAGCCGAGGCCTGCAGTGTGGGGCCTCCCTCAGTCTTGTGGACCTGGCCGGGAGTGAGCGACTTGACCCTGGCTTAGCCCTCGGCCCCGGGGAGCGGGAACGCCTTCGGGAAACACAGGCCATTAACAGCAGCCTGTCCACGCTGGGGCTGGTTATCATGGCCCTGAGCAACAAG GAGTCCCACGTGCCTTACCGGAACAGCAAACTGACCTACCTGCTGCAGAACTCTCTGGGTGGTAGTGCTAAGAT GCTCATGTTTGTGAACATTTCTCCACTGGAAGAGAACATCTCCGAGTCCCTCAACTCTTTACGCTTTGCCTCCAAGGTGCGATTACCACCAATCAATCCCAGGCCTTGTCAGGACCCATGGGTGCTTGTAGGCTTCTCCATTCCTATCCCTTCTGTATTCTAG
- the KIFC1 gene encoding kinesin-like protein KIFC1 isoform X3, with translation MEDGLEPEKKRTRGLGATTKITTSHTRVPSLTTVPQTQGQTTAQKVSKKTGPRCSTAIATGLKNQKPVPAVPVQKLGTSAVPLMAGGKKPSKRPAWDLKGQLCDLNAELKRCRERTQTLDQENQQLQDQLRDAQQQAKALGTERRTLEGHLAKVQAQAEQGQQELKNLRACVLELEERLSTQEGLVQELQKKQVELQEERRGLMSQLEEKERRLQTSEAALSSSRAEVASLWQETAAQAALLAEREERLHGLEMERRRLHNQLQELKGNIRVFCRVRPVLPGEPTPPPGLLLFPSGPGGPSDPPTRLSLSRSDERRATLSGAPAPPMRHDFSFDRVFPPGSGQDEVFEEIAMLVQSALDGYPVCIFAYGQTGSGKTFTMEGGPGGDPQLEGLIPRALRHLFSVAQELSGQGWTYSFVASYVEIYNETVRDLLATGTRKGQGGECEIRRAGPGSEELTVTNARYVPVSCEKEVEALLHLAHQNRAVARTAQNERSSRSHSVFQLQISGQHSSRGLQCGASLSLVDLAGSERLDPGLALGPGERERLRETQAINSSLSTLGLVIMALSNKESHVPYRNSKLTYLLQNSLGGSAKMLMFVNISPLEENISESLNSLRFASKVRLPPINPRPCQDPWVLVGFSIPIPSVF, from the exons ATGGAAGATGGCCTGGAGCCTGAGAAG AAACGGACAAGAGGCCTTGGTGCAACGACCAAAATTACCACATCCCACACAAGAGTTCCATCCCTCACTACAGTGCCACAGACACAAGGCCAGACCACAG CTCAAAAAGTTTCCAAGAAGACAGGACCCCGGTGTTCCACAGCTATTGCCACAG GGTTGAAGAACCAGAAGCCAGTTCCTGCTGTTCCTGTCCAGAAGCTTGGCA CATCAGCTGTTCCTCTCATGGCGGGAGGGAAGAAACCCAGCAAACGTCCAGCCTGGGACTTAAAGGGTCAGTTATGTGACCTAAACGCAGAACTAAAACGCTGCCGTGAGAGGACTCAAACATTGGACCAAGAGAACCAGCAGCTTCAGGACCAGCTCAGAGATGCCCAACAGCAGGCCAAGGCCCTGGGGACAGAGCGCAGGACACTGGAGGGGCATTTAGCCAAAGTACAGGCCCAGGCTGAGCAGGGCCAACAGGAGCTGAAGAACTTGCGTGCTTGTGTCCTGGAGCTGGAAGAGCGGCTGAGCACGCAAGAGGGCTTGGTGCAAGAGCTTCAGAAAAAACAGGTGGAATtgcaggaagaaaggaggggacTGATGTCCCAACTAGAGGAGAAGGAG AGGAGGCTGCAGACATCAGAAGCAGCCCTGTCAAGCAGCCGAGCAGAAGTGGCATCTCTGTGGCAGGAGACTGCGGCCCAGGCAGCCTTACTGGCTGAGCGGGAAGAACGTCTTCACGGGCTAGAAATGGAGCGCCGGCGACTGCACAACCAGCTGCAGGAACTCAAGGGCAACATCCGTGTATTCTGCCGAGTCCGCCCTGTCCTTCCGGGGGAGCCCACTCCACCCCCTGGCCTCCTCCTGTTTCCCTCTGGTCCTGGTGGGCCCTCTGATCCTCCAACCCGCCTTAGCCTCTCCCGGTCTGACGAGCGGCGTGCGACCCTGAGTGGGGCACCAGCCCCACCAATGCGCCACGATTTTTCCTTTGACCGGGTATTCCCACCAGGAAGTGGACAGGATGAAGTGTTTGAAGAGATTGCCATGCTTGTCCAGTCAGCCCTGGATGGCTATCCAGTATGCATCTTTGCCTATGGCCAGACAGGCAGTGGCAAGACCTTCACAATGGAGGGTGGGCCTGGGGGAGACCCCCAGTTGGAGGGGCTGATCCCTCGGGCCCTGCGGCACCtcttctctgtggcccaggagcTGAGTGGTCAGGGCTGGACCTACAGCTTTGTAGCAAGCTACGTAGAGATCTACAATGAGACTGTCCGGGACCTGCTGGCCACTGGAACCCGGAAGGGTCAAGGGGGCGAGTGTGAGATTCGCCGTGCGGGGCCAGGGAGCGAGGAGCTCACTGTCACCAATGCTCGATATGTCCCTGTCTCCTGTGAGAAAGAA GTGGAGGCCCTGCTTCATCTGGCCCACCAGAATCGGGCTGTGGCCCGCACAGCCCAGAATGAACGGTCATCACGCAGCCACAGTGTATTCCAGCTACAGATTTCTGGGCAGCACTCCAGCCGAGGCCTGCAGTGTGGGGCCTCCCTCAGTCTTGTGGACCTGGCCGGGAGTGAGCGACTTGACCCTGGCTTAGCCCTCGGCCCCGGGGAGCGGGAACGCCTTCGGGAAACACAGGCCATTAACAGCAGCCTGTCCACGCTGGGGCTGGTTATCATGGCCCTGAGCAACAAG GAGTCCCACGTGCCTTACCGGAACAGCAAACTGACCTACCTGCTGCAGAACTCTCTGGGTGGTAGTGCTAAGAT GCTCATGTTTGTGAACATTTCTCCACTGGAAGAGAACATCTCCGAGTCCCTCAACTCTTTACGCTTTGCCTCCAAGGTGCGATTACCACCAATCAATCCCAGGCCTTGTCAGGACCCATGGGTGCTTGTAGGCTTCTCCATTCCTATCCCTTCTGTATTCTAG